AAGTAGGGAATCAAGTGTAGACACAGCTTATGTACTAATTGTATGTAATTGCCAATGTTTCAGAGCTTATGGAGCGTGGAAAGCGGGCGGTGagagaaaaaacatttttacgttGATACCAGTCTACTTAAATACAGAAGCAACATTGTAGTAATCACACTAATAAATTGATAGTTTGTTGTCGAAGGAACTAGCTGGTTATCGggtaaatagttaattataaatgttgcatttattaaatcgtacttaataatataatcgtaCCCGACCTTCATCAGTTTATGgtcaataaaaatagtttaaattggAAAGTGTTTCAGAAATCGACAGTTAgtcaaattaattacttattttttgtgattttcgtAGAACCCGAATAACCCAGACGTCTCCATAATTacttagtttaataattaacattacaacTACACCAACAAGtatgagtaaataataaatctaaagcCACGCAAATGTTTCATTAATGTATCAAGGTTGAGGTACagtttagtaatattatacaGAATATAATTAACGCGAGTAACGTGCCTCCTTCATAATATACTTGTTGTTTTAGCTGTGATACACAGgacatattacatttataaataattcattgatTAAACTGTTAAGTGAGACGTATATTTGACAATAacgcaaatatttaaaaagattgaTAGTAATTAGTGACGTCAGAGTATGAATAGTGAATTaatcaaatatgatttttattaaaactaggtTCCTACAACTTATTTagttgatttttcatttttattttaaacccatTGTGGCTTTGTCCCTagataacataattaatacGTTAGACTATTTTTCGTAAATCACTGGCATTATAAGTATCTGTGGCAATTACGTAAATTGAATTTTTCGCTATCATTGCGAACAGCTAATCAAAATTCTCATAAAACTATTGTCATTTGTCATCATACCTTTCTTTATCGCTTTCACCATCAACGAAAACTTGTAACGAGCCGCTGATTGCATaacatataaaagtaaaatacacaTATTGCGATATATCTTCACAGAGTTATCTTAgttgaaaaataacttaaacctAACCTTAAATGAAGCTAGCGGAAGAAATTCACGGTCGTTCATAAACCGGCGATGAACATAAAagaagttaatattaatataatttagcgCATCTTACGGCATTAGCCTACATCCACAGGTGCGCCACTCCGATCTCTACTGGTTCTGCTAATATTGTCGTTTGACAGATTTCGACGAGAATACAATGAGGTGTTAGAGATTTTCAAGTTGTGATCTTTGTGTTGTGATTATAAAATGTGGTAAAAGTGGGAACAATGGCGAAAACTATGGAAATATTAAAGCCAAAAATACATAAAGGTAAACAAATTCGGTTTGAGGTTAGAAAAAATTTGAATGGTCACTTATGtgtaaagtatattttcttaGGTACATAACCTATTTGCATAGACTACCGAGATAGGAAAAACATGACAACATCAGCTTAGATTTTGAATcgtttatatattttggtaGGATGTTATAATTGCTGATAGATAGATTTACCGATCATTTAGTCCTGAAAAAACTATAACGAGTCTCTTCTGAAATTATGCATTGCTAAGCAGTTGGGCTATGTTGTAACAAATTGAGtatataaaacaacttttaccCATTAAAAGTCGACCTTGCTATGTCCAAATGCGGGTAGACATACGAATATTGGTAGCGCTAACTGCGACCATCAAAATATAAagcattataaatatacaacgacttgaatatttaaacttgaaatagGCAGACGTAACGTCtggagaaattattaaaatttaatttttgcatTTACTATCTAagcaaaatagaaaacaaaacggGGCTATGTTAACGCGTTGTGAATAattcagaaaatgtataaatcaacatatttaaacacaattagaaagtcaataatacttaataacaTTCCGCAGAACAATTCCTGCAGCATCAAAGACGCGGAATCATTTCAAATAGCACGCGAAATTGTAAAAGCTTACCTTGTATTAATAATAGCTGCTTACTGTACAGGCACTAATTAGTTATAACCTTTATGATCAGAAATCTGGGAGATAACACAGGCACAGTCACAGAATCGTAAGTATGTGTTCACACGCGTGTTTCACTCACGTCGCGTCGCGGGCGCAGCGTCGAAGTACGTGCGCGCGTCGTCGGCAGTCGCGCCGTTATGTCGGCCGGCGCGAGCGCAGCGCACAGCGTGGAAAGCGGTCGCGGTTTACTGCGCAAAGATTATAACGTAGATCGGACTTGTATAAAGTTTGGCTGTATACTGCTAAGTATTGAGATTTTACTGGATTAGTTTGATGACGATTATTGAAAATTTCGaatgtaaaaactgtttttgacaTAAAAGCCGGTGATAAACAAATAGGTCTGTTTTATGGCCTTTAACCATCACCAAATTAGGGTTACCAAATATCTAAACACTCAAATGCTACCTCCCTACTGGTAATGGCGTTGTAATGTAATTAAGTAGTATAcagacatgtttaaaaaatacatgcacCTAAAGTAGGTTTATCATTTTTACTCGTAAATACCTACAATCTATTTCTGCCTACCCACACATCTGCGTCACCTTCTCTATGCCGCAGCCAGTTATCAATGAAGATGGGAGATGTTATCTGGTCGCTGTCGATCGCAGGGAAAGTGCCGCACGTTCCCGAGTGAGCCTAGGTTATGGTCGACAGCTATTGATCTGGTCATCTCAAGGGACGGGTACTGTCAGGTGCCAGAACGAACGGTATCGACAGATGGTTATCAAGTTTATGAGGCTTTTGGTTGAGAATAAGGTCGTGGTTGAAAGATATCAATCTCTTCAGATctgattaaaattttcattaactGTTATCCAGATAGCTGTGATGATCCGATACTGTCGATCTcagttacttaaaataaaagcagcttaaaatatttacatgcccAATCAGCCCAAGCTTTCGAAACTACCAAATACTAACAAACTCAACAGTCTTAGGTTACATGATTGTTGCATATATCAGCCATATTTGCTTTAAGTGACTGACACTGCTAATatagaattatatatttactaAGAATATAATTTCTTACACCGCGTCTATAGCATGAATGCTAACTCCTGATTCGTCTCGAATGTAACTTATTTCACACATATTTGAATACCAACCCGCCTTTTCTGTGTATCACCAGACATGTAACTAGCCCATAATATTTCTAACTACCTCTTGACACCTTATATCGaatcataataacaaaacaaggaACGCTAACAAGCCAGATTTATGCCGTACCTAATTATAACAACACTAACCTTCCTATATTATCATAACTGTTTAAATCACTGTATTAATACGAGTACTAAAACATTTGACACACAATTCAAACTAAAGCGTTCATTCGTGGacttaaggttgattttcgcaTGTCACGGTTGCCTTGTGGACTGCCAATCACCAGGTTCATAATCACGGTGATTACACATGTTCATACTTCTGCAGAAGTGTTCCGGTAATCGCCGATTGTGTTGCAGTCGGCACTCCGCTTCAAAAGGTCAGTTACGCCTGCGCATTCCACGAGCAACTTGTTCCTACATTCGTATTAATGTGGTCGATTCTTGGTAGAAATTAAAGTTACGAAGGTAGCAGAGTACCAGGGCACTGTGAATGGATTGAATacgtatttacattttaaaaggtTACAGGTTGAAATATgctataatattttgtacagaatctgcataaacatatatttttttaaataatctgtttgtagttaaaaatatattgcaataAATGGTTTTTGATATACTTTTTACTGCCATACATTTTTACCATACAAATACAATCTTTAAAGCTAACGCAATCAAACTTTTGCCTTTCATACATCATCTGTTTGACTTGTTAAACTTAATATCAAAAGATCCAAGATCTAACAAGCCTACAATCATTTGACATTTGACATCAAACAAACTCCTTATACCGCGATCAATATGCGTCGCACAGCACCGCCTGGCCTTGAGCGCCGCCCAGCATACCAAGCAAGGGGAAACGTCTGCGGATCCTGGCCGCCACGTGCATCTCGCATCAAGGCCGAAGAAACGCCCGGAGAAATTAGGTGACGTCATCAAGGATGCTCGCTCTACGGAGAAAGTAGAAGGACTCGACTTGCAGATGGATCCGGTGTTTAGATTTGTAGATTGAGAGGTTCTTGTTAACGAGAAATTGCTGTTTTAAGGGAGAAAACACGTGTTCTTggaattacataaataatgctGTACACAATGATGGTTTCATTACCCTCTTTGTAAAAGTGTTGATGTGATCTGCACTCTGGCTACAATCAAGGCAGTATACGAGAATAATCACTTGTAAAAGGCGTCTTTCAGTGTTCTACTTGCTACCTCAAGGTAGCAAGTAGAACACTGAATGCTAGCAAAGATAGTGGTAGACATTCTGAAAAGAGAGTGCATAAGGACAGTGGGACGGGCAGATATGTTTGTAATACCTAAACACTATAAGTTTATGCCCTTTAAGTGCCAATTTTGGTGCAAGCAAATTTTCCTAAACCCTAAGTTAGAAAGTAA
Above is a window of Trichoplusia ni isolate ovarian cell line Hi5 chromosome 15 unlocalized genomic scaffold, tn1 tig00003222_group14, whole genome shotgun sequence DNA encoding:
- the LOC113506444 gene encoding uncharacterized protein LOC113506444, giving the protein MNNFSLTRTSQSTNLNTGSICKSSPSTFSVERASLMTSPNFSGRFFGLDARCTWRPGSADVSPCLVCWAALKARRCCATHIDRVPWYSATFVTLISTKNRPH